A DNA window from Pogona vitticeps strain Pit_001003342236 chromosome 2, PviZW2.1, whole genome shotgun sequence contains the following coding sequences:
- the PELO gene encoding protein pelota homolog, with the protein MKLVRKDIEKDNAGQVTLIPEDPEDMWHAYNLLQVGDSLRASTIRKVQTESSTGSVGSNRIRTTLTLCVETIDFDSQACQLRVKGTNIQENEYVKMGAYHTIELEPNRQFTLAKKQWDSVVLERIEQACDPAWSADVAAVVMQEGLAHVCLVTPSMTLTRAKVEVNIPRKRKGNCAQHDRALERFYDQVMQAIQRHINFEVVKCVLVASPGFVREQFCDYMFQQAVKTDNKLLLENRSKFLQVHSSSGHKYSLKEALCDPAVTSRLADTKAAGEVKALDDFYKMLQHEPDRAFYGLKHVENANEAMAIDTLLISDELFRHQDVATRSRYVRLVDSVRDNMGTVRIFSSLHVSGEQLGQLTGVAAILRFPVAELSDEEDESSSEED; encoded by the exons ATGAAGCTGGTGCGGAAGGACATCGAGAAAGACAACGCCGGGCAGGTGACGCTCATCCCGGAGGACCCCGAGGACATGTGGCACGCCTACAACCTGCTGCAGGTGGGCGACAGCCTGCGGGCCTCCACCATCCGCAAGGTGCAGACGGAGTCCTCCACGGGCAGCGTGGGCAGCAACCGCATCCGCACCACCCTCACCCTCTGCGTGGAGACCATCGACTTCGACTCGCAGGCCTGCCAGCTGCGCGTCAAAGGCACCAACATCCAGGAGAACGAGTACGTCAAGATGGGCGCCTACCACACCATCGAGCTGGAGCCCAACCGGCAGTTCACGTTGGCCAAGAAGCAGTGGGACAGCGTGGTGCTGGAGCGGATCGAGCAGGCCTGCGACCCGGCGTGGAGCGCCGACGTGGCGGCAGTGGTGATGCAGGAAGGGCTGGCCCACGTCTGCCTCGTCACCCCCAGCATGACTCTGACTCGGGCCAAAGTGGAGGTGAACATCCCGCGGAAGCGCAAGGGGAACTGCGCCCAGCACGACCGGGCCTTGGAGCGGTTCTACGACCAGGTCATGCAAGCCATCCAGCGGCACATCAATTTCGAGGTGGTCAAGTGCGTCCTGGTGGCCAGCCCGGGCTTCGTGCGGGAGCAGTTCTGCGACTACATGTTCCAGCAGGCGGTCAAGACAGACAACAAACTGCTGTTGGAGAACCGCTCCAAATTCTTGCAG GTACATTCTTCCTCTGGACATAAATATTCATTGAAAGAAGCTCTGTGTGATCCTGCTGTAACTAGTCGTCTTGCAGATACTAAAGCAGCTGGTGAAGTCAAAGCCCTGGATGATTTCTATAAAATGCTACAACATGAGCCTGATCGGGCTTTTTACGGTCTTAAGCATGTAGAAAATGCTAATGAAGCCATGGCTATTGATACTTTATTGATCAGTGATGAACTTTTTCGTCACCAAGATGTGGCTACACGTAGTCGGTATGTCCGGCTAGTCGATAGCGTGCGGGATAACATGGGTACTGTTCGTATATTCTCTAGTCTTCATGTGTCAGGAGAACAGCTTGGTCAGTTGACAGGTGTAGCTGCTATTCTACGTTTTCCTGTTGCTGAGCTTTCTGATGAGGAGGACGAATCTAGTTCTGAAGAAGATTGA